In Desulfopila inferna, a single window of DNA contains:
- a CDS encoding flavodoxin family protein, producing MKILGISASPRRDKSSHFLLQQCLDEIEKSSVVLDAPIKTEIIDLSGLRISGCVACGKCNKGVLCSQDDDFQQILPKLADPLLRGIVISTPVYMGSMTSQAKAFLDRTVLFRRNGFLLKNVLGSVLAVGGSRNGGQELTIQGVHAAMMIHDMIIIGDGDHFGGIGWSNHPEGYEHDEVGIKTAHKTGKRMAEVAALLK from the coding sequence ATGAAGATACTAGGTATTTCAGCAAGCCCCAGAAGAGATAAATCCAGCCATTTTCTGCTGCAACAGTGTCTGGACGAAATCGAGAAGAGTTCCGTTGTTCTCGATGCACCCATCAAAACGGAAATAATCGACTTGTCCGGCCTGAGGATATCCGGCTGCGTTGCCTGCGGAAAATGCAACAAAGGCGTACTCTGCAGCCAAGATGACGACTTTCAGCAGATATTACCGAAACTCGCTGACCCGCTTCTCAGAGGGATAGTGATCTCAACACCTGTGTATATGGGAAGTATGACCTCCCAGGCAAAGGCCTTCCTCGACAGAACAGTGCTCTTCAGACGCAATGGTTTTCTGCTCAAGAATGTACTGGGAAGCGTTCTTGCCGTGGGAGGTTCACGCAACGGCGGACAGGAACTGACCATCCAGGGTGTCCATGCAGCAATGATGATTCACGACATGATTATCATTGGCGATGGCGATCATTTTGGCGGAATCGGCTGGAGCAATCACCCGGAAGGGTATGAGCATGATGAGGTGGGCATTAAAACTGCCCATAAGACCGGCAAGCGCATGGCCGAAGTGGCGGCGTTGCTGAAATAA
- a CDS encoding FadR/GntR family transcriptional regulator, whose protein sequence is MELKPIKPKKISDQVFEQIRELIYKGAFKPGQQITPERNLAASMQVSRTSVRNAINKLVTMGLLEHRQGQGTFVASPENRRGNLLAAAMATEEATLDDLLEVRLGLEANAAELAARRATETDLLSIEKSLKEMEEDIKSEGHISTNADAAFHMAVTFATKNPVLIHLMRNFYDFLFIGIKQNLTHMYQVQGEHENILDHHKSVYDMIRKRKSKEAGDMMRHHIKYVQDYFRKHHGPE, encoded by the coding sequence ATGGAGCTAAAACCAATCAAGCCGAAAAAGATATCTGATCAGGTTTTTGAACAGATACGTGAGCTGATTTACAAAGGGGCGTTTAAGCCGGGTCAGCAGATTACACCCGAGCGCAATCTGGCTGCCTCCATGCAGGTGAGTCGAACATCGGTCAGGAATGCCATCAATAAACTCGTGACCATGGGACTGCTTGAGCATCGCCAGGGGCAGGGGACTTTTGTGGCATCACCAGAAAACAGGCGTGGCAATCTTCTGGCCGCGGCCATGGCTACGGAAGAGGCAACGCTCGATGATCTCCTGGAGGTGCGTCTCGGTCTTGAAGCCAATGCCGCAGAACTTGCAGCCCGCCGTGCCACGGAAACAGATCTTCTTTCCATAGAAAAAAGTCTGAAGGAGATGGAAGAGGACATCAAGAGCGAAGGACATATCAGCACCAACGCAGATGCCGCTTTTCATATGGCCGTTACCTTCGCCACCAAAAATCCGGTGTTGATTCATCTGATGCGTAATTTTTACGACTTTCTTTTTATCGGCATCAAACAAAATCTTACCCATATGTATCAGGTTCAGGGAGAACATGAAAATATTCTTGATCATCACAAGAGCGTCTATGATATGATCCGAAAGAGGAAATCTAAAGAGGCCGGTGATATGATGCGGCATCATATCAAATACGTGCAGGACTACTTTCGAAAACATCATGGGCCTGAATAA
- a CDS encoding acyl CoA:acetate/3-ketoacid CoA transferase has product MATIPQTNIKDKLKRSKVVSAAEAAALIRDGSTVATGGFVGNGFAEEIAIGIENHFLETGKPRNLTLMYAAGQGDGKTRGLNHLGHEGLVTRVIGGHWGLVPQLQKLAVNNKIVAYNLPQGIISTMFRDIAAKKPRTISSVGLGTFVDPRNGGGKVNGVTTEDIVELINFDGEEYLAYKTRPVDVAVLRGTTADTDGNITMEKEALTLEVLAIAIATRNSGGIVIVQVERLAERGSLHCRDVKIPGIMVDYIVVAKPENHWQTFGEQYNPSYSGEIRIPMDSLPPMEMCARKVIARRAAFELRQGDIVNLGIGMPEGVSNVVNEEKMLDHIVLTAEPGVIGGIPAGGLSFGAAANTEVLIDQPYQFDFYDGGGLDIAFLGMAQVDCRGNVNVSKFGDRLAGAGGFINISQNAKTVVYLGTFTAGGLLVQILDGRLHILQEGETKKFIDGIVEHITYNGDYGLKKGQRVLYITERCVFELDEKGMLLKEIAPGVDLQKDILDQMDFEPVIASKLVAMDPRIFLDMPMGMAGSCSIGDSEVCGSTFIPQ; this is encoded by the coding sequence ATGGCTACCATTCCTCAAACGAATATCAAAGATAAACTCAAAAGAAGCAAGGTCGTCAGCGCTGCCGAGGCCGCGGCCTTGATCCGCGACGGCTCCACCGTGGCTACCGGCGGCTTTGTCGGCAATGGTTTTGCCGAAGAAATAGCCATAGGCATAGAAAATCATTTTCTCGAAACCGGAAAACCCAGAAACCTGACCTTGATGTATGCTGCCGGACAGGGCGACGGCAAGACCAGGGGGTTGAATCATCTGGGGCATGAAGGTCTGGTGACAAGGGTGATCGGCGGCCATTGGGGACTGGTTCCTCAACTGCAGAAACTGGCTGTGAATAATAAAATAGTAGCTTACAACCTTCCTCAGGGTATTATTTCCACGATGTTCAGGGATATCGCCGCGAAAAAACCGCGAACTATCAGTTCCGTGGGGTTGGGCACCTTCGTCGACCCCAGAAACGGCGGCGGCAAAGTGAATGGTGTTACCACCGAGGATATCGTCGAATTGATCAATTTCGACGGTGAAGAGTATCTGGCCTATAAAACCAGGCCGGTCGATGTGGCGGTGCTGCGCGGTACCACTGCCGATACCGACGGTAATATCACCATGGAAAAAGAGGCGCTGACCCTTGAAGTACTGGCCATTGCCATTGCCACCCGCAATTCCGGCGGTATTGTCATTGTCCAGGTAGAGCGGCTCGCCGAACGCGGCAGCCTGCACTGCAGGGACGTTAAGATACCTGGAATTATGGTTGATTATATTGTCGTGGCCAAGCCGGAGAACCATTGGCAGACCTTCGGCGAACAGTATAATCCATCTTACAGTGGGGAAATCCGGATTCCCATGGATTCCCTGCCGCCGATGGAGATGTGTGCACGGAAAGTGATCGCCCGGCGGGCTGCCTTTGAGTTGCGTCAGGGTGATATCGTCAATCTCGGTATCGGCATGCCCGAGGGTGTCTCCAATGTAGTCAATGAAGAGAAAATGCTCGACCACATCGTCCTTACCGCGGAGCCCGGAGTTATCGGTGGAATTCCCGCCGGTGGTTTGAGTTTTGGTGCTGCAGCGAATACCGAAGTCCTCATCGATCAGCCGTATCAGTTTGATTTCTATGACGGCGGCGGTCTTGATATCGCCTTTCTCGGCATGGCGCAGGTGGACTGCAGGGGCAATGTCAATGTCAGCAAGTTTGGAGATCGGCTGGCCGGTGCCGGTGGTTTTATCAATATAAGCCAGAATGCCAAGACCGTGGTATATTTGGGAACATTTACCGCAGGAGGCCTCCTGGTGCAGATTTTGGACGGGCGCCTGCATATTCTCCAGGAAGGAGAGACCAAAAAATTTATCGACGGCATCGTCGAACACATAACCTACAACGGCGACTACGGCCTTAAAAAAGGGCAGCGGGTACTCTACATAACAGAGCGCTGTGTTTTTGAATTAGATGAAAAAGGAATGCTGCTGAAGGAAATCGCTCCAGGTGTCGACCTGCAGAAAGATATTCTCGATCAGATGGATTTTGAACCGGTCATCGCGTCCAAACTAGTGGCTATGGACCCCAGGATTTTTCTCGACATGCCCATGGGGATGGCGGGCAGCTGCAGCATCGGTGATTCCGAGGTTTGTGGATCGACCTTTATTCCGCAGTGA
- a CDS encoding TRAP transporter small permease subunit: MLFKIESIMESVVDVVGKITSILLLLMIFNVFFDVVMRYFFRNSSMGMQEMEWHLFSVVILFGVSVALKDEGHVRVDFIYERYSIRKKAMINILGTIFFLIPLALLVATGSIDYVMDSYNINEISEDPGGLTHRWIIKAMIPFSFIFLIFSAIGYIIKNINIYRGVIKGGGVGFASPAEYLPPGDDNRHDGGAK; the protein is encoded by the coding sequence ATGTTGTTTAAAATAGAATCGATAATGGAATCGGTTGTAGACGTTGTCGGCAAAATCACTTCGATTCTGCTTCTGCTCATGATTTTCAATGTCTTTTTTGATGTGGTCATGCGCTACTTTTTCAGAAACAGCTCCATGGGAATGCAGGAGATGGAGTGGCACCTTTTTTCAGTAGTTATTCTTTTCGGGGTTTCTGTTGCTCTCAAGGATGAAGGTCATGTCCGGGTCGATTTCATCTATGAGAGGTACAGTATTCGCAAGAAAGCCATGATCAACATTCTCGGAACCATCTTTTTCCTTATACCGCTTGCTCTTCTTGTAGCCACCGGCTCCATCGATTATGTGATGGATTCATATAATATCAACGAGATATCTGAAGATCCGGGAGGGTTGACTCACCGCTGGATTATCAAGGCGATGATTCCTTTTTCCTTCATCTTCCTGATCTTCAGCGCTATAGGATACATTATTAAAAATATAAATATCTATCGCGGCGTCATAAAAGGCGGAGGTGTCGGCTTCGCCTCACCGGCTGAATACCTTCCTCCCGGTGACGACAACAGGCATGACGGAGGTGCAAAATGA
- a CDS encoding sigma-54 interaction domain-containing protein yields the protein MEDKEKKLPALSDKQQLDVLNLVFNHIDNGAMVTDPDGYITHFNKQYGLFLGLEPDDQIGKHVTDVVENTRMHIVAKTGKAEINVSQSIRGQKMLVQRIPIKENGKVIAVFGHVLFKNIKDVSKLANKLSELKSQVKRYQKELNSLRATRYSFENIIGESSQIKTLIKEAVKSAATHLPILISGESGTGKELFAQSIHNCSSRRSESFIRLNCAAIPKDLLEAELFGYDRGAFTGAKSTGKRGKFELADKGTIFLDEIGDLPLEMQPKLLRVLEEKEFERIGGNRIITADFRLISASNQNLAAMVEKGEFRADLYYRLNVVPLHIPPLRERVADIIPLARHLLKMASEESLHQATGFSHEAEVILLTHSWPGNVRELNNVIERTLANNEDEVITPADLPFYLHQGIPTQPGVQLNSLLKEVVAKAEKKAIHDALKLTDYNKAQAAAILGIHRTLLYKKMQKYGLSLTAE from the coding sequence ATGGAGGATAAGGAAAAAAAGCTACCCGCCTTGTCGGATAAACAGCAGCTTGATGTCCTCAATCTCGTTTTTAATCATATAGACAATGGCGCGATGGTCACTGATCCGGATGGATATATCACTCATTTCAACAAGCAATACGGACTATTTTTAGGTCTTGAGCCGGATGACCAGATTGGTAAACATGTTACCGATGTAGTAGAGAATACAAGGATGCACATTGTTGCCAAAACCGGTAAAGCAGAGATAAATGTCAGCCAATCCATCCGGGGTCAGAAAATGCTGGTCCAGCGGATTCCCATCAAGGAAAATGGAAAAGTAATCGCTGTTTTTGGACATGTTCTCTTCAAAAACATTAAAGATGTCAGCAAACTGGCAAACAAACTCTCAGAGTTGAAATCTCAGGTCAAGCGGTATCAGAAAGAGCTCAACTCGCTGCGCGCCACCCGGTATTCCTTTGAAAACATTATCGGTGAAAGCAGTCAGATAAAGACACTGATAAAGGAAGCAGTGAAATCGGCGGCGACTCATCTACCGATCCTGATTTCAGGTGAATCCGGTACCGGCAAGGAACTCTTTGCCCAGTCCATCCACAACTGCAGCAGCCGCAGATCCGAATCCTTCATTCGTCTCAACTGTGCCGCGATTCCAAAAGATCTGCTCGAAGCGGAACTTTTCGGGTATGACCGGGGAGCCTTCACCGGAGCCAAGTCGACAGGCAAGCGCGGCAAGTTTGAGCTGGCGGATAAGGGAACGATTTTTCTTGACGAAATTGGAGACTTACCACTGGAGATGCAGCCCAAGCTACTCCGGGTACTTGAAGAAAAAGAATTTGAGCGGATCGGCGGAAATCGCATAATCACCGCTGATTTCAGGCTTATATCGGCAAGTAACCAGAACCTTGCCGCCATGGTCGAAAAAGGGGAGTTCCGGGCCGATCTCTATTATCGCCTCAACGTTGTGCCTCTCCACATCCCTCCTCTGCGGGAGAGGGTTGCCGATATCATTCCTCTGGCCCGTCATCTTCTCAAGATGGCATCGGAGGAGAGCCTGCATCAGGCTACCGGTTTCAGCCATGAGGCCGAAGTAATTCTTCTCACTCACAGCTGGCCCGGCAACGTACGGGAGCTTAACAATGTCATTGAACGCACTCTGGCAAACAACGAAGACGAGGTCATAACTCCAGCCGACCTGCCTTTCTATCTGCATCAGGGAATACCAACCCAACCGGGCGTACAGCTAAACTCCCTGCTCAAGGAAGTGGTGGCCAAGGCGGAAAAAAAGGCTATTCACGATGCCTTGAAACTCACGGACTACAACAAGGCTCAGGCTGCTGCCATTTTGGGAATCCACCGCACCCTGCTGTATAAAAAAATGCAGAAATACGGCCTTTCCCTCACTGCGGAATAA
- a CDS encoding acetyl-CoA C-acetyltransferase has translation MENVVIVSGTRTAIGSYGGTLKSTPVVDLGAVTLKETLKKAGIRPVADEECIKFGADAIRDDGTIELESQYHDYDQSHPPVMIDQVIMGNVIGAGQGQNVTRQAMIMAGIPKETSATTINKLCASGMESVALAYQAIRSGDAEVVLAGGMENMSMTPYALPTARWGQRMGNGEMIDLMVYDGLFEKFYGYHMGITAENIASRYGISREEQDELGALSHQRAMSAISTGLFKDEIAAVAVPQRKGDPLVFDTDERPMDTTAEKMSRLRPAFTKDGTVTAGNASGINDAAASLLIMSESRAKALGLTPIVKIKAHASAGLDPAYMGLGPIPAVRKILAKHSLSTSDFDRIELNEAFAAQAIACVRELGLNRDRTNVLGSGISLGHPIGCSGARILVTLMHQMRRNDLRLGLASLCIGGGQGMAMVLERIE, from the coding sequence ATGGAAAATGTTGTTATTGTCAGCGGCACCAGAACGGCCATCGGTAGTTATGGTGGAACACTTAAATCAACACCCGTGGTCGATCTGGGCGCGGTAACTCTCAAAGAAACTCTAAAAAAGGCCGGCATCCGTCCTGTCGCCGACGAGGAGTGTATCAAATTTGGTGCAGACGCCATTCGTGATGACGGCACCATCGAACTCGAATCACAATATCATGACTATGACCAGAGCCATCCACCTGTAATGATCGATCAGGTCATCATGGGCAACGTTATCGGTGCAGGCCAGGGGCAAAACGTAACCAGGCAGGCAATGATCATGGCGGGCATTCCCAAGGAGACAAGCGCCACCACAATCAACAAGCTCTGTGCCTCCGGCATGGAATCCGTGGCTCTTGCTTATCAGGCCATTCGTTCCGGCGATGCCGAGGTGGTGCTGGCAGGGGGTATGGAAAACATGTCAATGACACCCTATGCGCTGCCAACAGCGCGCTGGGGCCAGCGCATGGGTAATGGCGAGATGATCGATCTTATGGTCTATGACGGTCTCTTCGAGAAATTCTACGGTTACCACATGGGAATTACAGCGGAAAATATCGCCTCCAGATACGGAATCAGCCGTGAGGAGCAGGACGAGTTGGGTGCGCTCAGCCATCAGCGCGCTATGTCGGCAATCTCCACAGGACTGTTCAAGGATGAAATTGCTGCAGTTGCCGTTCCCCAGAGGAAAGGGGATCCACTAGTCTTTGATACCGATGAGCGTCCCATGGACACCACCGCTGAGAAAATGAGCAGGCTGCGGCCGGCATTTACCAAAGACGGCACCGTAACCGCCGGCAATGCCTCGGGAATCAACGATGCAGCGGCATCGCTGCTGATCATGTCCGAGAGCAGGGCAAAAGCGCTTGGCCTTACTCCCATCGTGAAGATCAAGGCTCATGCCAGCGCCGGACTGGATCCCGCCTATATGGGCCTTGGTCCTATTCCCGCGGTTCGCAAGATCCTCGCTAAACATAGCCTGTCAACTTCCGATTTCGACAGAATTGAGCTCAATGAAGCCTTTGCCGCCCAGGCCATCGCCTGTGTCAGGGAACTCGGCCTGAACCGGGACCGCACCAACGTTCTCGGCAGCGGTATCTCGCTGGGCCACCCCATCGGCTGTTCCGGTGCCCGCATCCTGGTCACCCTGATGCACCAGATGCGCCGCAACGATCTGCGTCTTGGCCTCGCTTCGCTGTGTATCGGCGGCGGTCAGGGTATGGCCATGGTCCTTGAGCGGATTGAATAG
- a CDS encoding TRAP transporter substrate-binding protein, with translation MRFLGKVSLLCGAMMMLATPALAQKAVKWKLAMSWPSTLTPFASTVIKFAKSVEEMSGGNFVIKVDGAEKHKAALGVIDMVKGGQYEMGHSASYYWKGKDITTVFFTTMPFGMTAAEQDAWFYYGGGMELMQKTYDKFNVMAFPGGNTGVQMGGWFKKEINSLQDLEGLKMRIPGLAGEVFAKLGVNVTNIPPGELYTSLDRGTIDALEWVGPGMDIKMGFHKIAPYYYTGWHEPATELQYLINKRAYEKLSPENQAILNTAMQAAAADMYIDNFDASSRAWAEMKTDFPNIQVKFFPEDVLKAMKKANDEVMDAYASENEEFKAVYESQKEYMAKARDWTEISDYYYLQTMEMVK, from the coding sequence ATGAGATTTTTAGGAAAAGTTTCATTGTTGTGCGGGGCAATGATGATGCTGGCGACCCCGGCACTCGCCCAGAAAGCCGTTAAATGGAAGCTGGCGATGTCCTGGCCCAGCACCCTGACTCCATTCGCCTCGACCGTTATAAAATTTGCAAAATCGGTTGAGGAAATGTCCGGCGGCAATTTTGTCATCAAAGTGGATGGAGCTGAAAAACATAAGGCGGCCCTGGGTGTGATCGATATGGTCAAAGGCGGCCAGTATGAAATGGGCCATAGCGCTTCGTATTACTGGAAAGGCAAGGATATCACCACTGTCTTCTTTACCACCATGCCCTTCGGCATGACTGCTGCCGAACAGGACGCCTGGTTTTATTATGGCGGCGGCATGGAACTCATGCAGAAGACCTATGATAAATTTAATGTAATGGCATTTCCGGGAGGCAATACCGGCGTGCAGATGGGTGGCTGGTTCAAGAAAGAGATTAATTCCCTACAGGATCTCGAGGGCTTGAAGATGCGTATCCCCGGCCTTGCCGGTGAAGTTTTTGCGAAACTCGGAGTAAATGTAACCAACATACCTCCTGGCGAGCTTTATACCTCTCTTGATCGCGGTACCATCGATGCTCTTGAATGGGTCGGTCCCGGTATGGATATAAAAATGGGATTCCATAAAATTGCCCCTTATTACTACACCGGCTGGCATGAGCCTGCAACGGAACTGCAGTATCTGATCAACAAACGCGCCTATGAGAAATTATCTCCTGAAAATCAGGCGATACTCAATACTGCCATGCAGGCTGCCGCGGCTGATATGTACATTGACAACTTTGATGCCAGTTCCAGGGCCTGGGCTGAGATGAAAACAGATTTTCCCAATATCCAGGTGAAGTTTTTTCCGGAAGATGTTCTTAAAGCCATGAAAAAAGCAAACGACGAGGTAATGGACGCCTATGCCTCGGAGAATGAAGAGTTTAAAGCCGTATATGAGTCACAGAAGGAATATATGGCCAAAGCACGCGATTGGACGGAAATCTCCGACTACTATTATTTGCAGACCATGGAAATGGTAAAGTAA
- a CDS encoding SDR family NAD(P)-dependent oxidoreductase gives MLKITDSVAVITGGSGGIGKALAEYWLNNGGKVVLADVMEEALAAAAAELRKISPEVVTSLCNVTVEEDCTELAKLAISSFGKINLVAPFAGITSDGLLIKTDRGTGKVTGKMPLEQFQKVIDINLTGVFLTVRECVEQMINHDCRGLICLVSSTGSLGTAGQLNYSSSKAAMSVMPKVLTAEFFRRGFADKIRCMAVAPGYVGTPMVKNMDERIIGKILEQVPINRLVEPEEVVSLVAELYRNEAMAGETVFIHGGLRLGSKG, from the coding sequence ATGCTCAAGATTACGGATTCGGTGGCGGTCATTACCGGAGGCAGCGGGGGAATCGGCAAAGCCCTGGCCGAATACTGGCTCAACAATGGCGGCAAGGTCGTTCTGGCCGATGTTATGGAAGAGGCCCTTGCTGCCGCTGCTGCTGAACTGAGAAAGATCAGCCCCGAGGTTGTTACTTCGCTGTGCAATGTTACTGTAGAAGAAGATTGTACAGAACTGGCGAAACTCGCCATCAGCTCATTCGGAAAAATCAACCTTGTCGCTCCCTTTGCCGGCATCACCAGTGACGGCTTACTGATCAAAACAGACAGGGGAACGGGCAAGGTCACAGGCAAAATGCCGCTTGAGCAGTTCCAGAAAGTAATTGACATCAACCTCACCGGAGTCTTTCTCACGGTACGGGAATGCGTAGAACAGATGATCAATCATGACTGCCGGGGACTTATCTGTCTCGTCTCTTCCACGGGTTCCCTGGGAACGGCAGGCCAGTTAAATTATTCCTCATCAAAGGCGGCCATGTCGGTGATGCCGAAAGTCTTGACCGCCGAATTCTTCAGACGCGGCTTTGCCGATAAAATTCGCTGTATGGCCGTCGCTCCCGGGTATGTGGGCACTCCGATGGTCAAAAATATGGACGAACGCATAATCGGCAAGATTCTCGAGCAGGTTCCCATCAATCGACTGGTAGAGCCCGAGGAGGTCGTTTCCCTGGTCGCCGAGCTGTATCGCAACGAGGCCATGGCCGGAGAAACCGTATTTATTCATGGAGGGCTCAGATTGGGCTCAAAAGGTTGA
- a CDS encoding VTT domain-containing protein produces the protein MKDIFRKSENCWRLETAHRAAFLIDGEDYFKALHQSMRQARRSIMITGWDLHSGLCLLRGEKSGGYPSRLGKFLNYLARKTDGLQIYLLGWDFSMIYAMEREFFPRYRLKWISHKRIHFCLDSAHPVGASQHQKIVVVDDAVAFVGGFDLSKWRWDTSEHLPDNELRRDPDGISYPPFHDVQMIVDGPAARALGELSKTRWKRASGEAPLIDGTKEIDAPWPGSVKPDFEKVQVALARTLPQYRHYDEVREVERLYLDSIAAAQKFIYIENQYLSSFNIGKALESRLKDKDGPEIVIVMPKKTGGWLEQHTMDVLRGRILGRLHKVGSCKRLKIYYPRLAVNPEVDLMVHAKIMVIDDNFVRVGSSNLSNRSLGFDSECDLAITAEPGSPEAQAIASFRNRLLAEHLGVADDDIVQAMDENESLIKAVEALRGGERSLEPMDGSISPELDNLVPQSELLDPEKPIEPKELLDYFISPDQQLPAYRQVLKVIALIAVVLSLAAAWRWTSLSDWLEIDRVLSAAGWLKQQPFSPILVLGTYVLCGLVSFPVTLLIIATVIIFGPWWGMFYALSGAELSALAMFFLGRRLGRETVSRFAGSILNRLNNKLSESGLMAVITFRIIPVAPFSVINMIAGISSIRLQDYLLGTIVGMLPGTIAITIVADQISETLRHPDLGHLGVLFAAVVVFAAGMVWLRRWLRRGRSEEKADNEDSSK, from the coding sequence ATGAAGGATATCTTCAGGAAATCTGAAAACTGCTGGAGACTGGAAACGGCGCACCGAGCTGCCTTCCTCATAGACGGTGAGGACTATTTCAAGGCACTGCATCAATCAATGCGCCAGGCGCGCCGCTCCATCATGATAACCGGCTGGGATCTGCACAGCGGCCTGTGCCTGCTAAGAGGAGAGAAGAGCGGAGGATATCCATCCAGGCTCGGTAAATTTCTCAACTATTTGGCCAGAAAGACCGATGGCTTGCAAATTTACCTTCTGGGCTGGGATTTCTCGATGATTTATGCCATGGAGCGCGAGTTTTTTCCGCGCTACAGGCTGAAATGGATTAGTCATAAACGTATCCATTTCTGTCTCGACAGTGCCCATCCCGTCGGAGCATCGCAGCATCAGAAAATCGTGGTCGTTGACGATGCTGTCGCTTTCGTTGGGGGATTCGATCTCAGCAAGTGGCGCTGGGATACTTCCGAGCACCTTCCCGACAATGAATTGAGAAGGGATCCGGACGGCATCTCCTATCCTCCATTTCACGATGTACAGATGATTGTGGACGGACCGGCCGCAAGAGCCTTGGGCGAGTTGTCGAAAACCCGCTGGAAGAGGGCGTCCGGTGAGGCACCGTTGATCGACGGGACGAAAGAGATTGATGCTCCCTGGCCCGGCAGTGTGAAACCGGATTTTGAGAAAGTTCAGGTGGCTCTTGCCCGAACGCTGCCGCAATACCGGCACTACGACGAGGTGCGCGAGGTTGAACGACTATATCTTGACAGTATTGCCGCAGCACAAAAGTTCATCTATATCGAAAATCAGTACCTGAGCTCATTTAACATCGGCAAGGCTCTCGAGTCGCGCCTCAAGGATAAAGACGGACCTGAGATTGTCATTGTCATGCCCAAAAAGACCGGGGGCTGGCTCGAACAGCACACCATGGATGTCCTGCGCGGACGAATTCTTGGCAGGTTGCATAAGGTTGGATCCTGTAAACGGTTGAAAATTTACTATCCCAGGCTTGCAGTCAATCCCGAGGTCGATTTGATGGTGCATGCCAAGATCATGGTAATCGACGATAACTTCGTCAGGGTTGGATCCTCGAATCTCAGCAACCGCTCCCTTGGCTTCGATTCTGAATGTGACCTCGCCATTACAGCAGAACCTGGATCCCCGGAAGCGCAGGCGATAGCTTCTTTTCGGAATCGTTTATTGGCCGAACATCTGGGAGTTGCAGATGATGATATTGTCCAGGCAATGGATGAGAATGAATCATTGATCAAGGCTGTTGAAGCTTTGCGAGGCGGTGAGCGGAGCCTTGAGCCGATGGATGGCAGCATTTCTCCTGAATTAGACAATCTGGTGCCGCAATCAGAGCTGCTCGATCCGGAAAAGCCGATAGAGCCCAAAGAGCTCCTTGACTATTTCATCAGCCCCGATCAGCAGTTACCCGCTTATCGGCAAGTTCTGAAGGTAATTGCGCTCATCGCTGTTGTGCTAAGTCTGGCAGCGGCATGGCGCTGGACCTCTCTGAGCGACTGGCTGGAAATAGACAGGGTGCTTTCTGCTGCAGGCTGGCTGAAGCAGCAGCCTTTTTCTCCGATACTGGTGCTTGGCACTTATGTTCTCTGCGGGCTGGTTTCATTTCCGGTAACCCTGCTGATAATAGCCACGGTCATCATTTTCGGCCCTTGGTGGGGGATGTTCTATGCCTTGTCCGGAGCCGAACTCAGTGCTCTGGCCATGTTCTTTCTCGGCCGCCGTCTCGGCCGCGAAACCGTGAGCAGGTTTGCCGGCAGCATACTTAACCGGCTGAATAACAAGCTTTCCGAATCAGGGCTAATGGCCGTCATTACCTTCCGGATTATTCCGGTAGCACCATTTTCGGTTATCAATATGATAGCGGGTATCTCCAGCATCCGCCTGCAGGATTACCTGCTGGGTACCATTGTCGGCATGTTGCCCGGTACCATCGCAATTACAATTGTCGCCGACCAGATTTCCGAAACTCTGCGGCATCCCGATCTCGGCCATCTCGGCGTCCTGTTTGCGGCAGTCGTCGTTTTTGCCGCCGGTATGGTCTGGCTCCGACGCTGGCTGCGGCGCGGCCGTTCCGAGGAAAAAGCTGATAATGAAGATAGTTCAAAATGA